The following proteins come from a genomic window of Corallococcus sp. NCRR:
- a CDS encoding RluA family pseudouridine synthase, which yields MKTPTDEADLIQPLALVEGPLPTRLANPFHPAPPGPWGLRAAQALQQRLRREPASSEALWRPGGGKMFGVLVVVAPDGRVGYLSAFSGMLNGAWNVEGFVSPLFDPVARNAFWPAGEAELAKLEHQHAALCQEAEALRAQGRADSLRDVEARLADVEHVRAERSRALWRQVTQGYVIPNARGETQTLASLFAPKPPPGGAGDCAAPKLLAYAFRNGLTPLELAEFWWGAPPLDGRRESGAYYPACDNKCGTVLPYMLRGLVVELAPAAPAVPGPRVLHEDPWLLVIDKPEGLPTLPGRHAPTRDSVLVRLQPRFPDLVPASFLHELDPESSGLLVIARDAVTRASLQRQFSQREAEQRHVAWVDGLVEGDAGLIDLPLRPVAHATLEDCVDARHGKRTRSAWKVLRREAARTRVEFVPTTQVPHTLRIHAAHRLGLGLPITGDARLGREDVRLMLHADALAFVHPRTGERLVFASPAPF from the coding sequence ATGAAGACCCCAACAGACGAGGCGGACCTCATCCAGCCCCTGGCGCTCGTCGAAGGTCCGCTGCCCACGCGGCTGGCGAATCCCTTCCACCCAGCGCCTCCAGGCCCCTGGGGCCTCCGCGCGGCGCAGGCGCTCCAGCAGCGGCTGCGGCGAGAACCCGCGTCCTCCGAAGCCCTGTGGCGGCCCGGTGGCGGCAAGATGTTCGGCGTGCTGGTGGTCGTGGCACCTGACGGGCGGGTGGGGTACCTGAGCGCCTTCTCCGGGATGCTGAACGGCGCGTGGAACGTGGAGGGCTTCGTGTCGCCGCTGTTCGACCCGGTGGCCCGCAACGCGTTCTGGCCCGCGGGAGAGGCAGAGCTGGCCAAGCTGGAACACCAGCACGCGGCGCTGTGCCAGGAAGCGGAGGCGCTGCGCGCACAGGGACGCGCTGATTCGCTGCGCGACGTGGAAGCGCGCCTGGCGGACGTGGAGCACGTGCGCGCCGAACGTTCGCGTGCTTTGTGGCGTCAGGTGACCCAGGGATATGTCATTCCCAATGCACGCGGTGAAACCCAGACACTGGCCTCGCTGTTCGCGCCCAAGCCGCCTCCCGGTGGCGCCGGTGACTGCGCCGCTCCCAAGCTGCTGGCGTATGCCTTTCGCAACGGATTGACGCCCCTGGAGCTCGCGGAGTTCTGGTGGGGAGCCCCGCCGCTCGATGGCCGCCGGGAGTCCGGTGCGTACTACCCGGCGTGTGACAACAAGTGCGGCACGGTGCTGCCGTACATGCTGCGGGGATTGGTGGTGGAGCTGGCTCCCGCCGCGCCAGCCGTCCCCGGACCGCGCGTCCTCCATGAAGACCCGTGGCTCCTCGTCATCGACAAGCCCGAGGGACTGCCCACGCTCCCCGGACGCCATGCGCCCACGCGCGACTCGGTGCTCGTCCGGCTCCAGCCCCGGTTCCCGGACCTGGTCCCCGCCAGCTTCCTCCACGAACTGGACCCGGAATCCTCCGGCCTCCTCGTCATCGCCCGGGACGCGGTGACCCGCGCCTCGCTCCAGCGCCAGTTCTCCCAGCGCGAGGCGGAGCAGCGTCACGTCGCCTGGGTGGACGGCCTCGTGGAGGGCGACGCCGGCCTCATCGACCTGCCGCTGCGCCCGGTGGCCCACGCGACCTTGGAGGACTGCGTGGACGCCCGCCACGGCAAGCGGACCCGGAGCGCGTGGAAGGTCCTCCGTCGCGAAGCGGCCCGGACCCGGGTGGAATTCGTTCCAACGACCCAAGTGCCCCACACGTTGCGTATCCATGCCGCGCATCGCCTGGGGCTGGGACTGCCCATCACCGGGGACGCGCGCTTGGGTCGAGAGGACGTGCGGCTGATGCTCCATGCCGACGCGCTGGCCTTCGTGCATCCACGCACCGGCGAGCGTCTGGTGTTCGCTTCGCCCGCGCCATTTTGA
- a CDS encoding helix-turn-helix domain-containing protein — translation MHFLKQAPVAPLSTLVQGYWFIQDLKGAHEGRPIQTAPSPTAVLTLNFGRPCTSDFAAGGPRASLLGIQSHRRDWRSGEGCAFVMVMLTPVGLARLFPASGPSTGDDLLELGAVLGDGASRRLVEDLSAAWEPHRVAARLDAWLLERLATTKPLPETERLTRAWDVLRRTSRVEAAARAVDVSTRQLERWFQEHLGHSPRQLAALERIHHSLLAAQTGQGDPHEGFSDQAHRIRMWRRYLGLTPGRFDRTPRSMMADYFNPRREAPALAHFL, via the coding sequence GTGCACTTCCTCAAGCAAGCCCCCGTCGCGCCGCTGTCCACCCTGGTGCAGGGGTACTGGTTCATCCAGGACCTGAAGGGTGCCCACGAGGGACGGCCCATCCAGACGGCGCCGTCGCCCACGGCGGTGCTGACCCTCAACTTCGGCCGGCCGTGCACGAGCGACTTCGCGGCGGGAGGCCCGCGCGCCTCGCTCCTCGGCATCCAATCCCACCGCCGCGATTGGCGCTCGGGAGAGGGCTGCGCCTTCGTGATGGTCATGCTGACGCCGGTGGGGCTCGCGCGCCTGTTTCCCGCGAGCGGCCCGTCCACCGGGGACGACCTGCTGGAGCTGGGTGCGGTGCTGGGCGATGGCGCGTCCCGGCGGCTCGTGGAGGACCTGTCGGCCGCGTGGGAGCCCCACCGGGTCGCCGCGCGGCTGGACGCCTGGCTGCTCGAACGGCTGGCCACGACGAAGCCTCTTCCCGAGACCGAGCGGCTCACGCGGGCCTGGGACGTGCTGCGCCGCACGTCGCGAGTAGAAGCCGCGGCGCGGGCCGTGGACGTGTCGACGCGGCAGTTGGAGCGCTGGTTCCAGGAGCACCTCGGACACTCGCCCCGGCAGTTGGCCGCATTGGAGCGGATCCACCACAGCCTGCTCGCGGCGCAGACGGGGCAAGGGGATCCGCACGAGGGGTTCAGCGACCAGGCCCACCGCATCCGCATGTGGCGCCGCTACCTGGGCCTGACACCCGGGCGCTTCGACCGGACACCGCGCTCGATGATGGCGGACTACTTCAACCCCCGCCGGGAGGCCCCGGCGCTCGCGCACTTCCTCTGA
- a CDS encoding DUF2716 domain-containing protein, which produces MLKLRTEAEAWMPLSGDAERHALDHPWPSPEQGSVRFVVGEDFFRLEHDARLELYRDLSERMLAVFRELTPPGGWLYALDPQHPCYRFYPHVRFESGATLEEMTGLYTREHMERVERGIHPPSFEPRWAMDVHPAGDPEHLFAPPDFQFVFAARYRVGNFDGLEAPGRGPIETETYELLGQRLIAAVDRNPPALFQRARRLGPDD; this is translated from the coding sequence GTGCTCAAACTCAGAACCGAAGCCGAAGCCTGGATGCCCTTGTCGGGCGATGCGGAGCGCCACGCGCTGGACCACCCGTGGCCTTCCCCTGAGCAGGGCAGCGTGCGCTTCGTCGTGGGCGAGGACTTCTTCCGTCTGGAACACGACGCCCGGCTGGAGCTCTACCGCGACCTGTCGGAGCGGATGCTCGCCGTGTTCCGCGAACTCACCCCGCCCGGCGGCTGGCTCTACGCGTTGGATCCGCAGCACCCCTGCTACCGCTTCTACCCGCACGTCCGCTTCGAGTCCGGCGCGACGCTGGAGGAGATGACCGGGCTCTACACGCGTGAGCACATGGAGCGCGTGGAGCGCGGCATCCACCCGCCGTCGTTCGAACCGCGCTGGGCCATGGACGTCCACCCGGCGGGGGACCCGGAACACCTCTTCGCGCCGCCGGACTTCCAGTTCGTCTTCGCCGCGCGCTACCGCGTGGGCAACTTCGACGGGCTGGAGGCCCCGGGCAGGGGCCCCATCGAGACGGAGACTTACGAACTCTTGGGACAGCGCCTCATCGCGGCCGTGGACAGGAACCCGCCGGCGCTCTTCCAGCGCGCGCGCAGGTTGGGGCCCGACGACTGA
- the coaBC gene encoding bifunctional phosphopantothenoylcysteine decarboxylase/phosphopantothenate--cysteine ligase CoaBC produces the protein MDASALKGRRIIVGVGGGIAAYKACELVRELGRAGADVRVAMTEAARQFVTPLTFQALVGHPPLTDYFDPAQEGNFGHLDLARWGELYVVAPATADLIAKIRAGFGGDAVTTSLLAFKGPVVLAPAMNVAMWENARTQENVASLLAESRFSTVGPGAGMLACGDVGAGRLADVGAIVSSVAARLGGGPLTGKTVLVTAGPTREYLDPVRFISNPSTGKMGLALAHEARALGAKVTVVLGPVGAVDRTGLEVVDVVSAEDMAREVLSRVESADAFIATAAVSDWRPETRAPQKVKKGEGSENLKLVRTPDVLLEASRKVAGKAKRPVLVGFAAETERVVEHAREKLERKGLDAIVANDVTAEGAGFGTETNQVTVISRGGPDQVLQGSKRAVAAEILALLLVSPRG, from the coding sequence ATGGACGCATCCGCATTGAAGGGTCGCCGCATCATCGTCGGCGTGGGTGGCGGCATCGCGGCGTACAAGGCCTGCGAGCTGGTGCGTGAGCTGGGCCGAGCAGGCGCGGACGTGCGGGTGGCCATGACGGAGGCCGCGCGCCAGTTCGTCACCCCGCTGACCTTCCAGGCGCTCGTGGGGCACCCGCCGCTCACGGACTACTTCGACCCGGCGCAGGAGGGGAACTTCGGCCACCTGGACCTGGCCCGCTGGGGCGAGCTCTACGTGGTGGCGCCCGCGACGGCGGACCTCATCGCGAAGATCCGCGCGGGCTTCGGCGGGGACGCGGTGACGACGTCGCTGCTCGCCTTCAAGGGGCCGGTGGTGCTGGCGCCCGCGATGAACGTGGCGATGTGGGAGAACGCCCGGACGCAGGAGAACGTGGCGTCGCTGCTGGCGGAGTCGCGGTTCAGCACGGTGGGGCCGGGCGCGGGGATGCTGGCGTGCGGCGACGTGGGGGCGGGGAGGCTGGCGGACGTGGGCGCCATCGTGTCCTCGGTGGCCGCGAGGCTGGGGGGTGGTCCGCTCACGGGCAAGACGGTGCTGGTGACGGCGGGTCCCACGCGCGAATACCTGGATCCGGTGCGGTTCATCTCCAATCCGTCCACGGGGAAGATGGGCCTGGCGCTGGCGCACGAGGCACGGGCGCTGGGCGCGAAGGTGACGGTGGTGCTGGGCCCGGTGGGCGCGGTGGACCGCACGGGCCTGGAGGTCGTGGACGTGGTGAGCGCGGAAGACATGGCGCGCGAGGTGTTGTCGCGAGTGGAGTCCGCGGACGCGTTCATCGCCACCGCGGCGGTGAGCGACTGGAGGCCGGAGACGCGCGCGCCGCAGAAGGTGAAGAAGGGCGAGGGCTCCGAGAACCTCAAGCTGGTGCGCACGCCGGACGTGCTCCTGGAGGCGTCACGCAAGGTGGCGGGGAAGGCGAAGCGTCCGGTGCTGGTGGGCTTCGCGGCGGAAACCGAGCGGGTGGTGGAGCACGCGCGCGAGAAGCTGGAGCGCAAGGGCCTGGACGCCATCGTCGCCAACGACGTCACCGCGGAGGGCGCGGGGTTCGGGACGGAGACGAACCAGGTGACGGTGATTTCGCGCGGTGGTCCTGACCAGGTGCTGCAGGGCAGCAAGCGCGCGGTGGCGGCGGAGATTCTTGCGCTGCTGCTCGTGTCACCGCGCGGCTGA
- a CDS encoding carboxypeptidase regulatory-like domain-containing protein, producing the protein MRKWVFIAVAAVLALAAIMLGPRWGAPAARPVSPVSASSIRQGMPAFNAVAVSSGAQEGLTLTGRVLDGNGRPVADAEVSLAASAERTLADVRCDECGLALLACTAHETALHTRAFFEQQQGFLTARATVRTDAEGKFRFEHLAGVSFTVWARSAGLGVALKDRAAPGEAVELYLPPLRSITGTVVDDSGQARPGARVRAVSRKVPLPFEAVAGAGGAFTLSGLGEGPFYVLADAEGFQPAVAQQVEADSQPLRLKLTPSRTLEVRVLRDGAPAAATVRLRGDHLTREEHAKAEGGPVRFNGLYPDEVVVTAEAPGFGSTPQTLTLSQRVTQVTLVLEAAGRLLVTIVDEDGQPVPNPQLLLRTVAGDLIRRDAVPTGALAELGPLAPGEYVLEGQAEGFTAAQLPARVSPGETPLELELAKATVISGQVIDEYGRPAAGVSVLVQPTGGVVNAGEDGHFTAQVPMPGLYTLHAHHSEWGGGSVQASAPATDVTLSLEAKAGADVTVTSGGRRVEGADVTMWADPENIFRSDRPSGPDGVVPMRGLPPGTYQLVASHPEYLPSSPRPVTVQDGTKQQVTVELEAGAQLTGDVVDEDGQPVVGAAMSVAPRVAEPTQSDSSGHFEFRALRPDRTYAVEARHASYEPLERPQGKPGGPPVQVKMRRRTTFRGRVVDDSGQAVRRFRVDEHDVNSPDGRFELPLSTAGDRLIVAVDAAGYEPQVVDRPSTPQDMGDIVLVKAPSVSGRVRDASGGAVPDAVVTCDVCDGSVLSGPDGNFTLASPPFVPRFTVSARKGKVSGTQEVPRGSTAPVELTLKPATHLTGRVYLADGQPAAGAQVEGLNADRSETVSLITGADGRYSADLSPGNYRFVVGGRGAGQPAVVVRVAGTEMTLDLGPVPGTGSVTVLIQPERGKALWVVPGDVGAVGNPPTELLRSPFAQLVYQPMSERVVVQGLRPGRYTLVWGYFHAEMPGSGPVVRSVDVPTQGEVSLR; encoded by the coding sequence ATGCGCAAATGGGTCTTCATCGCGGTGGCCGCCGTGCTGGCGCTCGCCGCCATCATGCTGGGGCCCCGGTGGGGCGCTCCGGCCGCGCGCCCCGTCTCGCCCGTCTCCGCCAGCTCCATCCGTCAGGGGATGCCCGCCTTCAACGCGGTGGCGGTGTCGTCCGGTGCGCAGGAGGGGCTGACGCTCACCGGGCGCGTGCTGGACGGCAACGGCCGGCCGGTGGCGGACGCGGAGGTGTCGCTCGCGGCCTCGGCGGAGCGGACGCTGGCGGACGTGCGGTGCGACGAGTGCGGACTGGCGCTGCTGGCCTGCACCGCGCATGAGACGGCGCTGCACACGCGGGCCTTCTTCGAACAGCAGCAGGGCTTCCTCACCGCGCGCGCCACGGTGCGCACGGACGCGGAAGGGAAGTTCCGCTTCGAGCACCTGGCGGGCGTGTCCTTCACGGTGTGGGCGCGCTCGGCGGGGCTGGGCGTGGCGCTCAAGGACCGGGCCGCGCCGGGCGAGGCGGTGGAGCTGTACCTGCCGCCCTTGCGGAGCATCACCGGCACGGTGGTGGATGACTCCGGGCAGGCGAGGCCCGGGGCGCGCGTGCGCGCGGTGTCGCGCAAGGTGCCGCTTCCCTTCGAGGCCGTGGCGGGCGCGGGCGGAGCCTTCACGCTGTCCGGCCTGGGCGAGGGCCCCTTCTACGTGCTCGCGGACGCGGAGGGCTTCCAGCCCGCGGTGGCGCAGCAGGTGGAGGCGGACTCGCAGCCCCTGCGCCTGAAGCTGACGCCGTCGCGCACGCTGGAGGTGCGCGTGCTGCGCGACGGGGCGCCCGCGGCGGCGACGGTGCGGCTGCGTGGAGACCACCTGACGCGCGAGGAGCACGCGAAGGCGGAGGGTGGGCCGGTGCGCTTCAACGGCCTGTACCCGGACGAGGTGGTGGTGACGGCGGAGGCGCCGGGCTTCGGCTCCACGCCCCAGACGCTCACGCTGTCGCAGCGGGTGACGCAGGTGACGCTGGTGCTGGAGGCCGCGGGCCGGCTGCTCGTCACGATTGTCGACGAGGACGGTCAGCCGGTGCCCAACCCGCAGCTGCTCCTGCGCACGGTGGCGGGCGACCTCATCCGCCGCGACGCGGTGCCCACCGGGGCCCTGGCGGAGCTGGGGCCGCTGGCGCCGGGCGAGTACGTGCTGGAGGGGCAGGCGGAGGGCTTCACCGCGGCGCAGTTGCCCGCGCGTGTGTCGCCGGGCGAGACGCCGCTGGAGCTGGAGCTGGCGAAGGCGACGGTCATCAGCGGGCAGGTCATCGACGAGTACGGCCGGCCCGCGGCGGGCGTGTCCGTGCTGGTGCAGCCCACGGGCGGCGTGGTGAACGCGGGCGAGGACGGCCACTTCACGGCGCAGGTGCCCATGCCGGGGCTCTACACGCTGCACGCGCACCACTCCGAGTGGGGCGGCGGCAGCGTGCAGGCGTCGGCGCCCGCGACGGACGTGACACTGTCGCTGGAGGCGAAGGCGGGCGCGGACGTGACGGTGACGAGCGGAGGCCGGCGGGTCGAGGGCGCGGACGTGACGATGTGGGCGGATCCGGAGAACATCTTCCGCAGCGACCGCCCCTCCGGGCCGGACGGCGTGGTGCCCATGCGCGGCCTGCCGCCGGGCACGTACCAGTTGGTCGCGTCGCATCCGGAGTACCTGCCATCGAGCCCCCGGCCGGTGACGGTGCAGGACGGGACGAAGCAGCAGGTGACGGTGGAGCTGGAGGCGGGCGCGCAGCTCACGGGCGACGTGGTGGACGAAGACGGCCAGCCGGTGGTGGGCGCGGCGATGAGCGTGGCGCCGCGCGTGGCGGAGCCGACGCAGTCGGACTCGAGCGGCCACTTCGAGTTCCGCGCGCTGCGGCCGGACCGCACCTACGCGGTGGAGGCGCGCCACGCGAGCTACGAGCCGCTGGAGCGGCCGCAGGGCAAGCCGGGCGGGCCGCCGGTGCAGGTGAAGATGCGCCGGCGCACGACGTTCCGGGGCCGCGTGGTGGACGACTCCGGCCAGGCGGTGCGCCGCTTCCGGGTGGACGAGCACGACGTGAACAGCCCGGACGGGCGCTTCGAGCTGCCGCTGTCCACGGCGGGCGACCGGCTCATCGTCGCGGTGGACGCGGCGGGGTACGAGCCGCAGGTAGTGGACCGCCCCTCGACGCCGCAGGACATGGGCGACATCGTGCTGGTGAAGGCGCCGTCGGTATCCGGGCGGGTGCGGGACGCGTCGGGTGGCGCGGTGCCGGACGCGGTGGTGACGTGCGACGTGTGCGACGGGTCGGTGTTGTCCGGGCCGGACGGCAACTTCACGCTGGCGAGCCCGCCCTTCGTGCCGCGCTTCACGGTGTCCGCGCGCAAGGGCAAGGTGAGCGGCACGCAGGAGGTGCCGCGAGGCAGCACGGCGCCGGTGGAGCTGACCCTCAAGCCCGCGACGCACCTGACGGGCCGGGTGTACCTGGCGGACGGGCAGCCCGCGGCGGGCGCGCAGGTGGAGGGGCTCAACGCGGACCGCAGCGAGACGGTGTCGCTGATCACAGGCGCGGATGGCCGCTACAGCGCGGACCTGTCCCCGGGCAACTACCGCTTCGTGGTGGGCGGGCGCGGCGCGGGCCAGCCGGCGGTGGTGGTGCGGGTGGCGGGCACGGAGATGACGTTGGACCTGGGCCCGGTGCCGGGGACGGGCTCCGTGACGGTCCTCATCCAGCCGGAGCGGGGCAAGGCGCTGTGGGTGGTGCCTGGGGACGTGGGCGCGGTGGGCAATCCGCCCACGGAGCTGTTGCGCTCGCCCTTCGCGCAGTTGGTGTACCAGCCCATGTCGGAGCGGGTGGTGGTGCAGGGGCTGCGGCCGGGCCGGTACACGCTGGTATGGGGGTACTTCCACGCGGAGATGCCCGGGTCGGGCCCGGTGGTGCGCTCGGTGGACGTTCCCACCCAGGGCGAGGTGTCCCTGCGGTAG
- a CDS encoding Stp1/IreP family PP2C-type Ser/Thr phosphatase, which translates to MALTTEAFGLTDVGRKRQHNEDAMMVDASLGLFMVADGMGGHAAGEVASARATEVVKQHIAANRHLLKDLAQNPTADSRSAAAALVEVAVQRACADIYRTAMTDASKRGMGTTFVCLAVGGNKGVIGHVGDSRVYLVRHGQCHRLTEDHTLVAAQLKAGTITKEQAATSQYRNVITRAVGIQESVQVDTLIVDLMPGDVFLLCSDGLHGYIEDEEILPLVAGLQPGDLPRKLVEMANERGGKDNITAVVVKVAGDSAALASEETSEAQSRMEALRKIPLFRHLTYKEQTAVLSIATTRTYPAGREIVVEGQPGEELFVVIRGRVAIEKNGVEIAELRSGGHFGEMGLIDNAPRSATVRATEPTRTMVIARSDLMGLMKREAILAVKMLWSFVQVLSDRLRATNSELSEARQELAVAQAIQPFAED; encoded by the coding sequence GTGGCCTTGACCACAGAAGCCTTCGGGCTGACCGATGTCGGCCGGAAACGGCAACACAACGAAGACGCGATGATGGTGGACGCGTCGCTCGGCCTGTTCATGGTCGCCGATGGCATGGGCGGACACGCCGCGGGTGAAGTCGCCAGCGCGCGGGCCACGGAGGTCGTCAAGCAGCACATCGCGGCCAACCGGCACCTGCTCAAGGACCTGGCGCAGAACCCCACGGCGGACAGCCGCTCCGCCGCCGCCGCGCTGGTGGAGGTGGCGGTGCAGCGCGCGTGCGCGGACATCTACCGCACGGCGATGACGGACGCCTCCAAGCGCGGCATGGGCACCACCTTCGTGTGCCTGGCCGTGGGCGGCAACAAGGGCGTCATCGGCCACGTGGGCGACAGCCGCGTGTACCTGGTGCGGCACGGGCAGTGCCACCGGCTCACCGAGGACCACACGCTCGTCGCCGCCCAGCTCAAGGCCGGCACCATCACCAAGGAGCAGGCGGCCACCTCGCAGTACCGCAACGTGATTACGCGCGCGGTGGGCATCCAGGAGTCCGTCCAGGTCGACACGCTCATCGTGGACCTGATGCCCGGTGACGTGTTCCTCCTCTGTTCGGACGGCCTGCACGGCTACATCGAGGACGAGGAGATATTGCCCCTGGTCGCGGGGCTGCAGCCCGGGGACCTGCCGCGCAAGCTCGTGGAGATGGCCAACGAGCGCGGCGGCAAGGACAACATCACCGCCGTGGTGGTGAAGGTGGCCGGCGACAGCGCGGCGCTCGCCAGCGAGGAGACGAGCGAGGCGCAGTCGCGCATGGAGGCGCTGCGGAAGATCCCGCTCTTCCGCCACCTCACGTACAAGGAGCAGACGGCGGTGCTGTCCATCGCCACCACGCGCACCTACCCCGCGGGTCGGGAGATCGTCGTGGAGGGGCAGCCGGGCGAGGAGCTCTTCGTCGTCATCCGGGGCCGGGTGGCCATCGAGAAGAACGGCGTGGAGATCGCGGAGCTGCGCTCCGGAGGCCACTTCGGTGAGATGGGCCTCATCGACAACGCGCCCCGCTCCGCCACCGTGCGCGCCACGGAGCCCACGCGGACCATGGTCATCGCCCGCTCCGACTTGATGGGGCTGATGAAGCGCGAGGCGATCCTCGCGGTGAAGATGCTCTGGAGCTTCGTGCAGGTGCTGAGCGACCGGCTGCGCGCCACGAACTCGGAGTTGAGCGAGGCGCGGCAGGAGCTGGCGGTGGCGCAGGCCATCCAACCGTTCGCCGAGGACTGA
- a CDS encoding SDR family oxidoreductase: MSSPKNVALVVGANGIAGLNLIEHLEALGGWEVIGLSRRGGENRPGVRFISVDLLDAANSREKLSGLTQVTHIFYAAYQDRPTLAELVAPNVAMLVNVVDAVEPVARNLQHINLMQGYKVYGAQLGPFKTPARETDAPHMPPSFNVDQQVFLEQRQQGKGWTWSALRPSVVVGYAMGTPMNVALAIAVYASMSKELGIPLRFPGPPSAYDVLMDITDARLLAHAMLWAATSPEAANQAFNINNGDQFRWSELWPKIARMFDLKVAPPLPISLVETMADKAPLWDRMVAKHGLAPTPYTDINPWRHAQGMFSINFDFLADPSKARRHGFPGHIETEASFREVFEDYRRRKVIP, from the coding sequence ATGTCATCCCCCAAGAATGTCGCCCTGGTCGTCGGAGCCAACGGAATCGCGGGACTCAACCTCATCGAACACCTGGAAGCACTCGGCGGCTGGGAGGTCATCGGCCTGTCGCGGCGCGGAGGAGAGAACCGCCCGGGTGTGCGCTTCATCTCCGTGGACCTGCTCGACGCGGCCAATAGCCGCGAAAAGCTGAGCGGCCTGACGCAGGTGACCCACATCTTCTACGCCGCCTACCAGGACCGGCCGACGCTCGCGGAGCTGGTGGCGCCCAACGTCGCCATGCTCGTTAACGTGGTGGACGCCGTGGAGCCTGTCGCCAGGAACCTCCAGCACATCAACCTGATGCAGGGCTACAAGGTCTACGGCGCGCAATTGGGCCCCTTCAAGACGCCCGCCCGGGAGACGGACGCGCCGCACATGCCGCCCTCGTTCAACGTGGATCAGCAGGTCTTCCTGGAGCAGCGGCAGCAGGGCAAGGGGTGGACGTGGTCCGCGCTCCGCCCGTCCGTCGTCGTGGGCTACGCGATGGGCACGCCGATGAACGTGGCGTTGGCCATCGCGGTGTACGCGTCCATGTCGAAGGAACTGGGCATCCCACTGCGCTTCCCCGGACCGCCATCCGCGTACGACGTCCTCATGGACATCACGGACGCGCGGCTTTTGGCGCACGCAATGCTGTGGGCGGCGACGAGCCCCGAGGCCGCGAACCAGGCCTTCAACATCAACAACGGCGACCAGTTCCGCTGGAGCGAGCTGTGGCCGAAGATCGCCCGCATGTTCGACCTGAAGGTGGCCCCGCCCCTGCCCATCTCCCTGGTGGAGACGATGGCGGACAAGGCACCGCTCTGGGACAGGATGGTGGCGAAGCACGGGCTCGCCCCCACTCCCTACACGGACATCAACCCCTGGCGTCATGCCCAGGGGATGTTCTCGATCAACTTCGACTTCCTCGCGGACCCGTCCAAGGCGCGCCGCCACGGGTTCCCGGGGCACATCGAGACAGAGGCGAGTTTCCGCGAGGTCTTCGAGGACTACCGCCGCCGCAAGGTCATTCCCTGA
- a CDS encoding FHA domain-containing protein, translating to MVELLSAHVARYLRNREEFERGLPAGLLLFTPPLGGVTPSDQEEYPIRTVTNAGPPTLGQDEPIVFPVLKSQGNAFGRGITVGRTGNNDVVLDDGSVSRFHAWFSRDAGDTGFLLTDAGSKNGSYVAGGRLLARKPMAVEDGVRLRFGQVEVSFYTAGGFARLLSVRLQP from the coding sequence ATGGTCGAGCTGCTCAGTGCCCACGTCGCGCGCTACCTGCGCAACCGCGAGGAGTTCGAACGGGGACTCCCGGCGGGGCTCCTCCTCTTCACGCCCCCACTGGGCGGGGTGACTCCCTCCGACCAGGAGGAGTACCCCATCCGGACGGTGACCAACGCGGGGCCGCCGACGCTCGGGCAGGACGAACCCATCGTCTTCCCGGTGCTCAAGTCCCAGGGCAACGCCTTCGGCCGGGGCATCACCGTGGGGCGCACCGGCAACAACGACGTCGTCCTGGATGACGGCAGCGTGTCCCGTTTTCACGCGTGGTTTTCACGGGACGCGGGGGATACCGGTTTTCTACTGACAGATGCGGGTTCGAAGAACGGCTCGTACGTGGCCGGGGGCCGGCTGTTGGCCCGCAAACCCATGGCGGTGGAGGACGGGGTCCGGCTGCGCTTCGGTCAGGTGGAGGTCAGCTTCTACACGGCGGGAGGCTTCGCGCGCCTGCTGTCGGTGCGCCTGCAACCCTGA
- a CDS encoding dienelactone hydrolase family protein → MSLHAGFLDYADGETHCEGYVAHDSAHAGPRPCVLLAHAWDGQNAIIRAMAERFAAQGYVGFALDVYGKGMRGEVTGDNSHLMGPFLEDRALLRRRMRAALEAARRHPRVDPERVAVLGYCFGGLCALDLARAAPEGLRGAVSVHGMLHPPRLGPQPPISASILLLHGWEDPTAKPDAVLGIARELTEAGADWQLQAYGHAMHAFTFPGAQRPEAGIQYHPVAARRADAALRTFLAQVLGEAAAPPRQAEASGNG, encoded by the coding sequence ATGTCCCTCCATGCCGGGTTCCTCGATTACGCCGACGGGGAGACGCACTGTGAAGGGTACGTCGCCCACGACTCCGCCCACGCGGGCCCGCGCCCCTGTGTGCTGCTTGCCCATGCGTGGGATGGGCAGAACGCCATCATCCGCGCGATGGCCGAGCGGTTCGCGGCACAGGGCTACGTGGGCTTCGCCCTGGATGTGTATGGCAAGGGCATGCGGGGCGAGGTGACGGGGGACAACTCGCACCTCATGGGGCCCTTCCTGGAAGACCGCGCGCTGCTCCGCCGGCGCATGCGTGCGGCGCTGGAGGCCGCGAGGCGTCACCCGCGCGTGGACCCGGAGCGCGTCGCGGTGCTGGGCTACTGCTTCGGAGGGCTCTGCGCGCTCGACCTGGCCCGCGCGGCACCGGAGGGCTTGAGGGGCGCCGTGAGCGTTCACGGGATGCTCCACCCGCCACGGTTGGGCCCCCAGCCGCCCATCTCCGCGAGCATCCTCCTGCTGCACGGATGGGAAGATCCGACCGCGAAGCCGGACGCGGTGCTGGGCATCGCGCGGGAGCTGACCGAGGCGGGCGCGGATTGGCAGCTCCAGGCCTACGGCCACGCGATGCATGCCTTCACCTTCCCCGGCGCCCAGAGGCCCGAAGCGGGCATCCAATACCACCCGGTCGCCGCGAGGCGCGCGGACGCCGCCTTGCGGACGTTCCTGGCGCAGGTCCTGGGTGAAGCGGCTGCGCCGCCGAGGCAAGCTGAGGCGTCAGGCAACGGATGA